From Coffea arabica cultivar ET-39 chromosome 9c, Coffea Arabica ET-39 HiFi, whole genome shotgun sequence, one genomic window encodes:
- the LOC113708067 gene encoding 14 kDa zinc-binding protein, with translation MVAAMNSLFLFRGPLTIRALAFVKASNSIPIRSLPLFHRPPFSFRRTMSSTSATNDEETSARVAAADADTGGPTIYDKIIAKEIPSTIVYEDDKVLAFRDINPQAPVHVLVIPKSRDGLTQLGKAEKRHGEILGELLYAAKIVAEKEGIVDGFRVVINSGPTACQSVYHLHLHVLGGRQMAWPPG, from the exons ATGGTGGCTGCCATGAACTCCCTCTTCCTGTTCCG TGGCCCTCTGACTATAAGAGCTCTGGCTTTTGTCAAAGCTTCCAATTCCATCCCAATAAGAAGCCTTCCTCTATTTCATCGCCCCCCTTTTAGCTTTCGCAG AACCATGTCCTCTACCAGTGCCAcaaatgatgaagaaacttcTGCTCGAGTAGCTGCAGCAGATGCTGATACTGGAGGACCAACCAT ATATGACAAGATTATTGCAAAGGAAATTCCTTCCACCATAGTATATGAGGATGACAAGGTACTGGCATTTCGAGATATCAACCCACAGGCTCCAGTGCATGTTTTAGTCATACCAAAATCAAGGGATGGGTTAACACAGCTTGGCAAG GCTGAAAAAAGACATGGAGAAATACTGGGTGAGCTTCTCTATGCAGCCAAAATTGTGGCCGAAAAAGAAGGCATTGTCGATGGTTTTCGTGTTGTTATTAATAGTGGGCCAACAGCAT GTCAATCTGTCTACCATCTGCACTTGCACGTACTTGGTGGAAGGCAGATGGCATGGCCACCAGGCTGA
- the LOC113708066 gene encoding probable arabinosyltransferase ARAD1 has translation MNPRPKIRSPPPNSKSPFFNVFPNSSFSSSHKMPRKSFIKPTLTLASLLSFSLFALYFVLSSPNFYIQQKIHDGYVDDKANKVKVYVYDLPRKLTYGVIESYEKSRGGEAKTDDALLKYPGHQHSAEWYLFRDLNRPSHDRVDSAVARVYDPDQADLFYVPFFSSLSLVVNLNRPGTLGAAAPSLYSDEEMQESLIEWLENQEYWKRNNGWDHVFICQDPNALYKVVDRVKNGVLLVSDFGRLTHNQGSLVKDVILPYSHRINSYLGNVGVENRDKLLFFMGNRYRKEGGKVRDLLFQLLENEEDVIIKHGAQSRESRREATRGMHTSKFCLHPAGDTPSACRLFDAIVSLCIPVVVSDYIELPFEDVIDYRKVAIFVDTNTAVQPGYLVKLLRTVSTERILEFQRDLKKVKHYFEYEDPNGTVKEIWRQVSQKLPLVNLMKNRDKRLVKRDLTEPDCSCLCSNQSGIQTTL, from the exons ATGAACCCAAGGCCCAAAATCAGATCACCTCCTCCCAATTCCAAATCCCCCTTCTTCAATGTTTTCCCCAATTCTTCTTTCTCCTCCTCCCACAAGATGCCCCGCAAATCCTTCATCAAACCAACCCTAACCTTGGCTTCCCTCCTCTCCTTCTCCCTCTTTGCCCTCTACTTCGTTCTCTCCTCCCCCAATTTCTACATCcagcagaaaattcatgatGGTTACGTTGATGATAAGGCGAACAAGGTGAAGGTTTACGTGTACGATTTGCCCAGGAAGTTGACTTACGGGGTGATTGAGAGCTATGAGAAGTCCAGGGGAGGTGAGGCTAAGACCGACGATGCGTTGCTCAAGTATCCCGGCCACCAGCATTCTGCCGAGTGGTACTTGTTTAGGGACTTGAATCGGCCGAGTCATGACCGAGTTGACTCGGCTGTTGCTCGGGTTTATGATCCTGACCAGGCTGATCTTTTTTACGTCCCGTTCTTCTCGTCGCTCAGTCTCGTGGTTAACTTGAATCGGCCGGGGACTCTGGGTGCGGCGGCTCCGTCGTTGTATAGTGATGAGGAAATGCAg GAATCTTTAATAGAGTGGTTGGAAAATCAGGAGTATTGGAAGAGGAATAATGGGTGGGACCATGTGTTTATATGTCAGGATCCTAATGCTTTGTACAAGGTGGTGGATAGGGTGAAAAATGGGGTGTTGTTAGTTTCAGACTTTGGGAGATTGACACACAATCAGGGATCACTTGTGAAAGATGTGATTTTGCCGTACTCACATCGAATTAATTCATATTTAGGCAATGTTGGGGTTGAGAATCGTGATAAACTGCTTTTCTTTATGGGGAACAGATATCGAAAGGAG GGGGGAAAGGTCCGTGACTTACTGTTCCAACTGCTTGAGAATGAAGAAGATGTTATTATAAAACACGGTGCACAGTCCAGAGAATCTCGCAGAGAGGCAACAAGAGGGATGCACACTTCAAAGTTCTGTTTGCATCCAGCGGGTGATACTCCATCAGCTTGTCGGCTTTTTGATGCTATTGTGAGCTTGTGTATACCTGTTGTTGTAAGCGACTATATTGAGTTGCCTTTTGAAGATGTCATAGACTACAGGAAAGTTGCAATTTTTGTCGATACAAATACCGCTGTGCAGCCAGGATACTTGGTGAAATTGCTTAGAACAGTAAGCACAGAGAGGATTTTGGAATTTCAACGGGATTTGAAGAAG GTTAAGCATTACTTTGAATACGAAGATCCAAATGGGACAGTGAAAGAAATCTGGCGCCAAGTATCACAGAAGCTACCCCTGGTTAATCTGATGAAGAACCGTGACAAACGGCTTGTGAAGAGGGACTTGACAGAACCAGATTGTTCTTGTCTTTGTTCAAACCAGTCAGGAATCCAGACGACACTATGA
- the LOC113707963 gene encoding UDP-glycosyltransferase 71K1 has product MKNELVFVAAPGRGHIVSEIEFAKRLSEVDRGISVTVLLMKSSSLDLDSFIQELAASVSSSNIQFISLPKVDPPPSELKSSNESYFAAYIEKHKCLVKDAIINHVLPKSGTHLAGLVIDLFCSSMIDVANELGIPSYVFCTSSAAFLGLVLYLPIRHSLSGTEFSISDPDSSIPAFANLVPSGVLPSFLFNKHGGYSSFLSHGTQFQKAKGFIINTFAELESHAINFLTADKESPQVYTVGPVINLDITKKLSESDRKIMKWLDDQPSSSVVFLCFGSIGGFEPPQLAEIAIALKQSGHRFLWSVQPSPPKDFTAKPKVYANFSDVLPKGFLERTKDRGLVCGWAPQVEILRHHAVGGFVSHCGWNSILESLWNGVPIATWPVYGEQQSNAFQLVKDLELAVELTLDYRFENSDEIVVADKIEKAINWLMDSENPVRQRVKDLGEKGRKALMDGGSSLISFGRFIADISVNRL; this is encoded by the coding sequence ATGAAGAATGAGCTGGTCTTTGTTGCAGCACCAGGAAGAGGTCATATTGTTTCCGAGATCGAATTTGCAAAGCGCCTATCTGAAGTTGACCGAGGAATATCAGTAACTGTACTTCTCATGAAGTCATCATCACTAGATCTTGATTCCTTCATTCAAGAATTGGCTGCCTCTGTTAGTAGCTCTAATATACAATTCATCAGCTTACCTAAGGTAGATCCACCACCTTCCGAATTGAAGAGTTCAAATGAGAGCTACTTTGCTGCTTACATAGAGAAGCATAAGTGTCTTGTCAAAGATGCAATAATTAACCATGTTCTGCCCAAATCAGGAACTCATCTTGCAGGGTTAGTGATTGATTTATTTTGCAGTTCAATGATTGATGTAGCGAATGAGCTTGGTATTCCTTCTTATGTCTTCTGCACCTCAAGTGCTGCGTTTCTTGGCCTTGTTCTTTACCTCCCAATTCGTCATTCCCTGAGTGGAACTGAATTTAGCATCTCTGATCCCGATTCCAGCATTCCAGCATTTGCTAACCTTGTACCCTCAGGAGTTTTACCATCTTTTCTGTTCAATAAACATGGTGGTTATTCGTCATTCTTAAGTCACGGTACGCAGTTTCAAAAGGCAAAAGGAttcatcataaacacatttgcAGAATTAGAATCCCATGCCATTAATTTTCTAACAGCAGATAAGGAATCACCTCAAGTTTACACAGTTGGACCTGTGATAAACCTTGACATAACAAAAAAGCTTTCTGAGTCTGATCGAAAGATTATGAAATGGCTTGATGATCAGCCCTCCTCGTCTGTGGTTTTTCTCTGCTTTGGAAGCATTGGAGGTTTTGAGCCACCACAGTTAGCAGAAATAGCAATTGCTCTAAAGCAGAGTGGACATAGATTCTTGTGGTCTGTCCAGCCTTCACCACCAAAAGACTTCACTGCAAAACCAAAAGTCTATGCCAATTTTTCAGATGTTCTGCCAAAAGGGTTTCTGGAGAGGACGAAGGATAGAGGACTGGTGTGTGGTTGGGCACCACAAGTGGAGATTTTGAGACATCATGCAGTTGGAGGTTTTGTTTCTCATTGTGGTTGGAATTCTATCCTGGAAAGCTTGTGGAATGGTGTACCTATTGCAACATGGCCTGTTTATGGTGAGCAGCAATCTAATGCATTTCAGTTGGTGAAGGATCTGGAACTAGCTGTAGAATTGACATTGGATTACCGCTTTGAAAACTCTGATGAGATTGTAGTGGCAGATAAAATAGAGAAAGCCATTAACTGGTTAATGGATTCTGAAAATCCAGTAAGACAGAGGGTCAAAGATTTAGGAGAAAAGGGTAGAAAGGCATTGATGGATGGTGGCTCCTCATTAATCTCGTTTGGGCGCTTTATTGCAGATATTTCTGTGAACAGATTATGA
- the LOC113707927 gene encoding cytochrome P450 CYP72A616-like isoform X1, with protein sequence MGSDYNQDEKATAESLILGKVCLSWTGTRPRLIMGKAELMRLILNDKDGHFQKPPQNPLVDLLTLGVSTLEGEKWAKRRRLITPAFHHEKLPGMVPEFLASCCNLIDRWKMLVASDGWSEIDINPELQSLSTDVISRAAFGSSYKEGKKIFELQKDHRVLDTC encoded by the exons ATGGGGAGCGATTACAACCAGGATGAGAAAGCCACAGCCGAATCCTTGATTT TAGGAAAAGTATGCCTGAGTTGGACTGGGACAAGGCCGAGACTGATAATGGGGAAGGCAGAGCTGATGAGGCTGATATTGAATGACAAGGATGGTCACTTCCAAAAGCCTCCACAGAACCCTCTTGTGGACCTTTTAACGCTGGGAGTCTCAACCTTGGAAGGTGAGAAATGGGCCAAGCGTAGAAGGTTAATTACTCCTGCATTCCACCATGAGAAGCTGCCG GGAATGGTGCCAGAGTTTTTAGCAAGTTGTTGCAACCTGATTGATCGATGGAAGATGTTGGTTGCATCCGATGGATGGAGTGAAATTGATATCAATCCTGAATTGCAGAGCCTTTCTACCGATGTGATTTCTAGAGCAGCCTTTGGAAGCAGCTATAAAGAAGGGAAGAAGATATTTGAGCTTCAAAAAGACCACCGAGTGCTGGATACATGTTGA
- the LOC113707962 gene encoding uncharacterized protein produces MAGVRKLQLERTLSIQSCFPESFSGPGSGTSDQATGYATATIPQHVVSVQLSYNVPVGDQSDHIIQNGMEHDNRTVSAQMLHPPYWEASTPSAKNLTIYVPLYQAALKGDWERAKAFMTRYPGALTATITKGWERALHIAAGAKQVKFVEELVELMDPPELAAQNKFGNTALCFAAASGITRIAELMVAKNNELPMVRGSKGVTPLHMAALLGYRDMVWYLVSVTDPQCLTKEDYVSLIIATISTDLYDVALHIIQCKPELAVERDPNGETALHVLARKPSAFCSKNGLGVWQRCIYPWVKLHLWKKSSYKFSKTVDQNDKCTRAHLLFDRLLHRATEKIGIQEVFERKLKHFQALELLKCIWKQVMLLDDSQIGKLLRGPSRPLFVAAECGNFEFIVELLRSYPDLIWKVDEQSQSFFHIAVIHRQERIFKLIYQIGALKDLITSYKSTNNSNILHLAAKLAAPNRLNIVSGAALQMQRELLWFKEVEKNVQPLYKEMRDSEGRMPHMLFTQEHKALLKSGERWMKDTASSCMLVATLITTVMFAAIFTVPGGNNNDTGTPIFLKDKAFIIFSISDALALFSSVTSILMFLSILTSRYAEVDFMETLPKRLIIGLMTLFFSIASMLIAFSASFSIVHGHKIAWIIIPVALAACIPVLLFAFSQFPLVADMFHSSYGSGIFAQEPTDVLF; encoded by the exons ATGGCAGGTGTGAGGAAGCTGCAATTGGAAAGAACTCTATCAATACAATCATGCTTCCCTGAGAGCTTCTCTGGTCCAGGCTCAGGAACTTCTGATCAGGCAACAGGCTATGCTACTGCCACCATTCCACAACATGTTGTTTCAGTTCAGCTTTCTTACAATGTACCCGTTGGAGATCAATCTGATCACATCATCCAGAATGGGATGGAACATGATAATAGGACTGTTTCTGCACAGATGCTCCATCCTCCATACTGGGAAGCCA GCACTCCATCTGCCAAAAATCTTACCATTTACGTACCCTTGTACCAAGCTGCGCTTAAGGGTGATTGGGAAAGGGCTAAAGCATTTATGACAAGGTACCCTGGGGCTTTAACCGCAACAATCACTAAAGGCTGGGAAAGAGCTCTCCACATTGCTGCTGGTGCCAAACAAGTCAAGTTTGTTGAGGAGTTGGTTGAATTAATGGATCCACCAGAATTGGCTGCACAAAACAAATTTGGTAACACGGCACTTTGCTTTGCAGCAGCATCTGGAATTACAAGGATTGCAGAATTGATGGTGGCAAAGAATAATGAATTGCCAATGGTGAGGGGTAGTAAAGGAGTTACACCCCTTCACATGGCAGCCTTACTAGGTTATAGAGATATGGTGTGGTATCTTGTGTCAGTAACTGATCCTCAATGTTTAACCAAAGAAGACTACGTTAGCCTGATTATTGCAACTATAAGTACCGATCTATATG ATGTAGCTCTGCATATAATTCAATGCAAACCAGAATTGGCAGTTGAACGTGATCCTAACGGGGAGACAGCACTTCATGTTTTGGCACGAAAGCCTTCAGCATTCTGTTCCAAGAATGGACTGGGAGTCTGGCAGAGATGCATTTACCCTT GGGTCAAACTGCACCTATGGAAGAAATCTTCTTATAAGTTTAGCAAGACGGTAGACCAGAATGACAAATGTACCAGAG CGCACCTATTGTTCGATAGACTTCTTCATCGTGCAACAGAAAAGATAG GAATCCAAGAAGTATTTGAGAGAAAACTGAAGCACTTCCAAGCTCTCGAgttattgaaatgcatttggaAACAGGTTATGTTGTTGGATGACTCGCAAATTGGGAAGTTACTCAGAGGTCCATCAAGACCTCTTTTTGTTGCTGCGGAGTGTGGAAACTTTGAGTTCATTGTTGAGCTACTGCGCTCCTATCCTGATCTCATTTGGAAGGTGGATGAACAAAGCCAAAGCTTCTTTCACATTGCAGTCATACACCGCCAAGAAAGGATCTTCAAACTAATTTACCAAATAGGAGCTCTTAAAGATTTGATTACATCTTACAAAAGCACAAATAACAGTAACATATTACACCTTGCTGCTAAGTTAGCAGCCCCAAATAGATTAAACATAGTTTCAGGAGCAGCCCTACAAATGCAGAGAGAGTTACTATGGTTTAAG GAGGTAGAGAAGAATGTCCAACCGTTGTATAAGGAGATGAGGGATTCAGAAGGACGAATGCCACATATGTTATTCACTCAGGAGCACAAGGCATTACTTAAAAGTGGAGAAAGGTGGATGAAGGATACTGCCTCATCATGTATGCTTGTTGCTACACTCATAACCACTGTGATGTTTGCAGCCATCTTCACAGTACCTGGAGGCAATAATAATGACACAGGCACACCAATTTTTCTCAAAGACAAAGCTTTCATAATCTTTTCCATATCCGATGCACTTGCTCTCTTCTCATCAGTGACTTCAATCTTGATGTTCTTGTCTATTCTCACTTCACGGTATGCAGAAGTAGATTTCATGGAAACATTACCAAAGAGGTTGATCATTGGCCTTATGACACTCTTCTTCTCCATAGCTTCCATGCTTATAGCTTTTAGTGCAAGCTTTTCAATTGTACATGGCCATAAGATAGCATGGATTATCATTCCAGTGGCACTAGCTGCTTGTATTCCTGTCTTGTTATTTGCATTTTCTCAGTTTCCCCTGGTAGCTGACATGTTTCATTCAAGTTATGGTTCAGGAATATTTGCCCAGGAACCTACAGATGTTCTTTTCTAG
- the LOC113707927 gene encoding cytochrome P450 CYP72A616-like isoform X2, translated as MGKAELMRLILNDKDGHFQKPPQNPLVDLLTLGVSTLEGEKWAKRRRLITPAFHHEKLPGMVPEFLASCCNLIDRWKMLVASDGWSEIDINPELQSLSTDVISRAAFGSSYKEGKKIFELQKDHRVLDTC; from the exons ATGGGGAAGGCAGAGCTGATGAGGCTGATATTGAATGACAAGGATGGTCACTTCCAAAAGCCTCCACAGAACCCTCTTGTGGACCTTTTAACGCTGGGAGTCTCAACCTTGGAAGGTGAGAAATGGGCCAAGCGTAGAAGGTTAATTACTCCTGCATTCCACCATGAGAAGCTGCCG GGAATGGTGCCAGAGTTTTTAGCAAGTTGTTGCAACCTGATTGATCGATGGAAGATGTTGGTTGCATCCGATGGATGGAGTGAAATTGATATCAATCCTGAATTGCAGAGCCTTTCTACCGATGTGATTTCTAGAGCAGCCTTTGGAAGCAGCTATAAAGAAGGGAAGAAGATATTTGAGCTTCAAAAAGACCACCGAGTGCTGGATACATGTTGA